One genomic region from Bacillus horti encodes:
- a CDS encoding S-layer homology domain-containing protein — protein MSQQKPYRNEDDIYKKKLFYDNGIEFKEVKGRMTREYVPPTPVLMSHANQTIQSSAGLVQRGTSHYTLTLSFLFSSKKEYADWVQFIGSTHKFYDEKGTIYIGVVNGTLDIRAVEQETKYLVSVPLIMIRKQDFEFRHKAPFVDIDQHWAKVYIDELQQRGLISVYNSIGEEVQYFKPETYINRAETVTFLTRTYKYINKVLRGY, from the coding sequence TTGTCCCAGCAAAAACCATATCGTAATGAGGATGACATATATAAAAAGAAGCTTTTCTATGACAACGGGATTGAATTTAAAGAAGTTAAAGGGAGAATGACTAGAGAATATGTCCCTCCTACACCTGTATTAATGTCCCATGCTAATCAAACCATTCAATCATCTGCTGGTTTAGTCCAAAGAGGAACCTCTCATTATACATTGACATTATCATTTCTATTCTCTAGCAAGAAGGAGTACGCAGATTGGGTACAATTTATTGGCTCAACACATAAATTTTATGATGAAAAAGGCACAATTTATATAGGTGTGGTCAATGGAACTCTAGATATTAGGGCTGTCGAGCAGGAAACGAAATACTTAGTATCCGTGCCTTTAATTATGATAAGAAAGCAGGACTTTGAATTTAGACATAAGGCTCCGTTTGTTGATATCGATCAGCATTGGGCAAAAGTATATATTGATGAATTACAACAAAGAGGACTTATTTCTGTTTATAACAGTATAGGGGAGGAGGTTCAATACTTTAAACCTGAAACCTATATTAACAGGGCAGAAACTGTAACCTTTCTAACAAGAACATACAAGTATATTAATAAAGTTCTAAGGGGGTATTAA
- a CDS encoding S-layer homology domain-containing protein gives MRWIDINPRQWFYRSILESQQVFLDADKERTLFNGHTYNMFEDEKERRVEVIISDEGQKEFEIQGFKPDPRMEVLIYIDGVVVFPSKLEDDYVHLPNPIAGNKEVVIIISGVPRLTKYPCDPNATDCSNGNCREVPLSSGCQPQYPSVNLRQRGSYSFNINYLRNEVAISLGKTLKRVNVELLPGESTQNALERVLGFKQDVFTVINGVLYVSYHLNQVPVRINYNYIDHNDGGIVKYTAGERVIPTSNCVLYNDRFFPDVKLTRAEFLSLIQRMRENFYNRYTDRGYVKVNKSLTQRYIRDRSEIVGRWYDEDVLSSLDEKYLDGCYVFPLYEDDSFNPQACITRAEVIVYLHRFIEWSLERFR, from the coding sequence ATGCGCTGGATTGATATAAATCCAAGGCAATGGTTCTATAGATCAATTTTAGAGTCCCAGCAGGTTTTCTTAGATGCTGATAAAGAAAGAACATTGTTTAATGGTCATACCTATAATATGTTTGAGGATGAAAAGGAGAGAAGGGTTGAGGTCATAATAAGTGATGAAGGTCAAAAGGAATTTGAAATCCAAGGCTTCAAGCCAGATCCGAGGATGGAAGTCCTTATCTACATTGATGGTGTTGTAGTTTTTCCATCAAAACTAGAAGATGACTATGTTCACCTTCCTAACCCCATTGCAGGGAATAAAGAGGTCGTTATTATTATCTCTGGCGTTCCTAGGTTGACGAAATATCCATGTGATCCTAATGCAACAGATTGCTCTAATGGGAATTGTAGAGAGGTGCCTTTAAGTAGTGGATGTCAGCCTCAATATCCAAGTGTAAACTTAAGGCAGAGGGGTAGCTACTCTTTTAATATTAACTATCTACGCAATGAGGTAGCTATTTCTCTTGGAAAAACCTTGAAGAGAGTCAATGTAGAGCTCTTACCAGGGGAGTCCACTCAGAATGCTTTAGAGAGAGTGCTAGGTTTTAAACAAGATGTTTTTACTGTAATAAACGGTGTACTATACGTATCCTACCATCTTAATCAGGTGCCTGTAAGAATCAATTATAACTATATCGACCATAATGATGGTGGAATCGTTAAATATACGGCAGGAGAGAGAGTTATTCCTACTTCCAATTGTGTCCTTTATAATGATAGATTCTTTCCTGATGTTAAATTAACTAGAGCGGAGTTCTTATCTCTAATCCAGAGGATGAGAGAGAATTTTTATAATAGATATACAGATCGGGGTTATGTGAAAGTAAATAAATCCTTAACTCAACGCTATATAAGGGATCGAAGTGAAATAGTAGGTAGATGGTATGATGAAGATGTTTTAAGTAGTTTAGATGAGAAATATTTAGATGGGTGTTATGTTTTCCCGCTTTACGAGGATGATAGCTTTAATCCACAAGCATGTATTACTAGAGCCGAGGTTATCGTGTATTTACACAGGTTTATTGAGTGGTCCTTGGAAAGGTTCAGGTGA